From Pongo pygmaeus isolate AG05252 chromosome 1, NHGRI_mPonPyg2-v2.0_pri, whole genome shotgun sequence, one genomic window encodes:
- the YOD1 gene encoding ubiquitin thioesterase OTU1 isoform X2, translating into MARSWHRNLCLPCSSDSPASQYLEFQGLSSRTRVRELQGQIAAITGIAPGGQRILVGYPPECLDLSNGDTILEDLPIQSGDMLIVEEDQTRPRSSPAFTKRGASSYVRETLPVLTRTVVPADNSCLFTSVYYVVEGGVLNPACAPEMRRLIAQIVASDPDFYSEAVLGKTNQEYCDWIKRDDTWGGAIEISILSKFYQCEICVVDTQTVRIDRFGEDAGYTKRVLLIYDGIHYDPLQRNFPDPDTPPLTIFSSNDDIVLVQALELADEARRRRQFTDVNRFTLRCMVCQKGLTGQAEAREHAKETGHTNFGEV; encoded by the exons atggcacgatcttggcaccgcaacctttgcctcccgtgttcaagcgattctcctgcctcccagtaTCTAGAATtccag GGGCTGTCCAGCCGGACCCGGGTGCGGGAACTCCAGGGCCAAATTGCCGCCATCACCGGGATCGCCCCCGGCGGTCAGCGAATCCTCGTCGGATACCCTCCCGAGTGCCTGGATCTCAGCAATGGGGATACCATTCTGGAAGACTTGCCCATCCAATCTG gtGACATGCTGATCGTTGAAGAAGACCAAACCAGGCCCAGAAGTTCACCTGCATTTACTAAACGTGGTGCTTCTAGTTACGTCAGGGAAACTTTGCCTGTGCTTACCAGAACCGTGGTCCCAGCAGACAACTCTTGCCTGTTTACCAGTGTGTACTATGTCGTCGAAGGAGGAGTCTTGAATCCGGCTTGTGCCCCTGAGATGAGACGCCTCATAGCACAAATTGTAGCAAGCGATCCGGACTTCTATAGTGAGGCAGTACTGGGAAAAACAAATCAAGAGTACTGTGACTGGATCAAAAGGGATGACACTTGGGGAGGAGCAATAGAGATATCGATTTTGTCCAAGTTTTACCAATGTGAAATATGTGTAGTGGATACACAGACAGTAAGAATTGATCGTTTTGGGGAAGATGCAGGATACACCAAAAGGGTTCTGCTTATTTATGATGGTATCCATTATGATCCACTTCAGCGTAACTTCCCTGATCCAGATACACCTCCTCTGACCATTTTCTCCTCTAATGATGATATTGTTCTTGTACAAGCACTGGAATTAGCAGATGAAGCTAGAAGAAGGAGACAGTTTACTGATGTCAACCGCTTCACCCTGAGATGCATGGTATGTCAGAAAGGATTAACTGGACAAGCAGAAGCAAGGGAACATGCCAAGGAGACAGGCCATACCAACTTTGGAGAAGTGTGA
- the YOD1 gene encoding ubiquitin thioesterase OTU1 isoform X1: protein MFGPAKGRHFGVLPAPGFPGGVSQQAAGTKAGPAGAWPVGSRTDTMWRLRCKAKDGTHVLQGLSSRTRVRELQGQIAAITGIAPGGQRILVGYPPECLDLSNGDTILEDLPIQSGDMLIVEEDQTRPRSSPAFTKRGASSYVRETLPVLTRTVVPADNSCLFTSVYYVVEGGVLNPACAPEMRRLIAQIVASDPDFYSEAVLGKTNQEYCDWIKRDDTWGGAIEISILSKFYQCEICVVDTQTVRIDRFGEDAGYTKRVLLIYDGIHYDPLQRNFPDPDTPPLTIFSSNDDIVLVQALELADEARRRRQFTDVNRFTLRCMVCQKGLTGQAEAREHAKETGHTNFGEV from the exons ATGTTTGGCCCCGCTAAAGGTCGCCATTTTGGAGTTCTCCCAGCGCCGGGTTTCCCCGGCGGCGTCTCTCAACAGGCTGCCGGAACCAAAGCTGGCCCCGCGGGTGCCTGGCCTGTGGGCAGCCGGACCGACACGATGTGGCGGCTCCGCTGCAAGGCCAAGGACGGCACCCATGTTTTGCAGGGGCTGTCCAGCCGGACCCGGGTGCGGGAACTCCAGGGCCAAATTGCCGCCATCACCGGGATCGCCCCCGGCGGTCAGCGAATCCTCGTCGGATACCCTCCCGAGTGCCTGGATCTCAGCAATGGGGATACCATTCTGGAAGACTTGCCCATCCAATCTG gtGACATGCTGATCGTTGAAGAAGACCAAACCAGGCCCAGAAGTTCACCTGCATTTACTAAACGTGGTGCTTCTAGTTACGTCAGGGAAACTTTGCCTGTGCTTACCAGAACCGTGGTCCCAGCAGACAACTCTTGCCTGTTTACCAGTGTGTACTATGTCGTCGAAGGAGGAGTCTTGAATCCGGCTTGTGCCCCTGAGATGAGACGCCTCATAGCACAAATTGTAGCAAGCGATCCGGACTTCTATAGTGAGGCAGTACTGGGAAAAACAAATCAAGAGTACTGTGACTGGATCAAAAGGGATGACACTTGGGGAGGAGCAATAGAGATATCGATTTTGTCCAAGTTTTACCAATGTGAAATATGTGTAGTGGATACACAGACAGTAAGAATTGATCGTTTTGGGGAAGATGCAGGATACACCAAAAGGGTTCTGCTTATTTATGATGGTATCCATTATGATCCACTTCAGCGTAACTTCCCTGATCCAGATACACCTCCTCTGACCATTTTCTCCTCTAATGATGATATTGTTCTTGTACAAGCACTGGAATTAGCAGATGAAGCTAGAAGAAGGAGACAGTTTACTGATGTCAACCGCTTCACCCTGAGATGCATGGTATGTCAGAAAGGATTAACTGGACAAGCAGAAGCAAGGGAACATGCCAAGGAGACAGGCCATACCAACTTTGGAGAAGTGTGA